The DNA window GAGTTCAGATTTTGAGTTGAAAGTGCTTGGGCTAGCACTAGTCAGTCAGGGAGCTGTCACGGTACACAGGCATAAAAAACCATGGTTCCTCAAAACTCTAGAGTTGTGACCGCCCATCCAGTACAGTAGACTAAACATGAAGTGTAATATCCAGAACCACAGCTAGAAAAACTATGGTTGGCAAAGGCGATCcctggcagttagtacagtgcctggcacatagtaagtgcttaacaaatgccatttaaaaaaagacctaTATAAGAGGTGTGAAAAATAGCTTAGTTTTAAAGACTAGGGATAAGGTGCATGTCAGATAGGTGACAACTCCCGTAATATTTTAAAGAATGCTTAATGAAACTTTTCTTGGGACTTAAAATGCCATATAAATTTGTGAACTTTTCACATTCCCCCAAAACTTGCTATAATTTTCACCCTCTCAACTGCAAAACCTGAACTGAAACATTCTAAAAAAATTAATATTTGTTATACTATTTATCCCACGCTTCTTTAAAAACCGAGTTGCTTGTCAATCACCCTAATTTCAAAAAACCTCCTTTAAAAGGGTGGAAATTTCAGCAATTCAACAGGAACTGTATGAAGGAATTCAGGAATACGGCTGAAGTGCACTTTTATCCTTCACTGTTTATGCTGTGCAAAACCTAAAAGAATCTAAAATATGGTGAAATACTGACAGATAAAATGACTTGGAAAATAATCGGTTTTAATCCAGATAAAGGAAAAGTCTTAGTTTTCTGTGAGCAATCTTAATATTTAAAATAATGGGGAGAGCCAATTGGCAATTTAAAAATTATAAAGGATATTTTCTGAATAAAAGGATGAGGAAAATCACTTCCCTTGGTTTTATATGACACTTATTGCCCAGTCAAATGTTTTTGTAATTAGGGAAAGATACCTTAGGAAAAGTTGGCAGATACGACTGAACACTTAACTTGATGTAATCTGCAGGAGCCCTAAGGTCTACAAAAAATACCACCACAAATCACTTAAGTTTTGTCTTCAGGGACGAAGCTTGAAGTGTTTTCACTGAAATGCTTCTGAGCAATCTATTTCCACTATTGAACAGCTAATCGGTGAACATAATGGGATCATCCCACTTTAAAATGGAtggccccttttcttcttcttttacaTAAAGTGTATTTATTTGCCTGTCATTACGTTGCCTGCGGTGCTTCAGTTAAATGGCACAGTACACTCATCATTACACTGAACATATTAAACTGCAGAGGATAATGATCTAGGTGTGATGTTTGTTCCTAAACAGTGAGGGAAGAAGAATTCACTGAtctacctccttctctcttccaattcctttagatctgtccctctctccctgagaAGAGAAAAGACCTCAATCATTATCATAGCTGCCCATCCCTGTACTCAACTTTCATCATCTCTCCCTAACTGAgaaacagtctggcctagtggaaagatcacaggcctgggagtcagagaacctgggttgtgATCCTGGCTCcggcatttgcctgctgtgtgaccctgggcaagtcacttctcttcctgtccctcagttctctcatctgcaaaatggggattcaatacttgctcttccttctacttagactatgagtcccatagtctgattaccttgtatctaccccagaacttagtgcagtgcttggcacatagtaagcactgaacgaagaccacagttattatcattattgtgatcaTTAACGGTaatccccagctcttcctctcctctccaatttTGGGAAActtctggaataataatgttggtatttgtatttaagtgcttactatgtgccgagcactgttctaagcgccagggtagacacaggggaatcaggttgtcccacgtggggctcacagtcttcatccccattttacagagaggtaactgagggaccgagaagttaagtgacttgcccaaagtcacatagctgctaagtggctgagccgggatccgaacccatgacctctgactccaaagcccgtgctctttccactgagccacgctgcttctcataataatgttggtatttgttaagtgcttactatgtgcagagcactgttctaagcgctggggtagacacaggggaatcaagttgtcccacgggggactcacagtcttaccagCACCAGAGTCCTGGCTATATATGCTGCTGTAACCTCTGCCGTAAATGGGAAGTGCGGGTGAAAAGGTTTCCTATACTTCGCATTGGGTGCCCTCTGCTCACTCTTTGCACCCAAAATTGcaagggatgagagagtggaagTGAGTAGTGGTGTGCAAACCCCTTTCGGTTTAATGAATTCCTTCACCCCGGCTTCGGGACTGGACCAAGCCTTGACCACCATTTAAGACAGGAGACCCCATCATCAACTAGCATGCTTGAGGGTACGGTGTGATAGTTACCTTCCTTACACCCTGCCTCAGGGTTAGGGATGGACCTCAATGTTTCTCTCAAACATGCTCTACTTTTGTCTCTAATATCTTGCCAAGGACGCACTGTCCTACCCAATATCCCCTCCTTCACCCAATGACATCATCTACCTTTACTACTTCCTGTTATGTGTACATCTCTGCAAAACTATGTGGAGCTGTCACTTGAATTTGTAATTAGGAGTTTTTATGGTTCTTAGAGGTGAATCTACAGATAGTCTTGCTATGACCTGCCTCCTCCTTTAGGTCGTATCCTGTCAAAGTAATGATGGGTCTTTTATTTGCTTAGAAATCCCTCCCTCGGGGCCTAATAATCCTCAGACAGAGTGAGTTGTGGGGTTAGGAGCCAAAGTTTTTCTCCTGTCCAACctttcaagcgcttggtacatgtGTAgagcaccctgtaagtgctcaataaatataactgacagaTTGATTTCCTTTTCAGAACAGTCCGTCCTATATATTTACAGaactttttttcctcttgcttctTCCTTGTAGAATCACGATGTGGCTCCCCCTGATGCTCTTCTTGGGAATGCTGTTGGGAGCCAGCCCTGCACGAGGACTTCTGCCCTGCTCCACAACGGGACCCATTGCCGTGTACCATTTCTGCAACCTCACTCGGGTGCCCCTGGTCGCTAACACCACAGTGAGGCTTCTGTTGGCCTTCAACCATATCAGGACAGTGAACgccacctctttccctctgctggaGAAGCTGGAGCTGCTGGAGCTTGGGAACCAAACCGCTGCTCTGACCATCCACAGAGACGCTTTCAGGAACCTGCCCAATCTCAAAGTCTTGGACTTGGGATACAATCCAAAGCTCTTCTTGGATCCCGACGCTTTCcggggactgtccaatctgctcGAGCTACGTCTCTTCTACTGCGGCCTCTCGGAGTCCGTGCTCAGGGACGGCCACTTGCGGGACTTACGTTCCTTGATCCGCTTGGATCTGTCCGCAAACCGCATCCAAAGTCTTCCCCTTCATGCCTCGTTTCAGGAGTTGAGATCTCTGGAGACCCTGGACCTGTCAAAAAACCAGATCTCCTCTGTGTGCGAAAGGGATCTCCAGAGCCTCCGGGGAAAACACTTGTCCCTGTTGAACCTTGCCGACAACCAGCTGTTCAGCTGCAGGCCTGTCGACTGGGGAGCGTGTGGGAACCCATTCAGGAACATCTTCCTCGACACCCTGGACGTTTCGGGGAACGGCTGGTCCGCCAACATCACGCAAGACTTCTGTGCCGCCATCAACGGGACACGGGTTTCCTCGCTGGTGCTCCGCCACCACGTCATGGGCTCGGGATTTGGGTTTGAGAACCTCAAGGAACCCAACAGCGACACTTTCTCAGGGCTCGAGAGAAGTTCGGCGGTTCAACTGGACCTCTCACATGGCTTTATCTTCTCTCTCGGCACCCGGCTTTTTTGGGCCCTCAAAAGACTGAAAGTCCTAAGTCTCACCCACAACAAGATAAACAAGTTTGAAAAAGGGGCATTTTATGGCCTCGACACTCTCCAAATTCTTAACCTGTCATACAACCTGCTTGGTGAACTTTACAATTCCAATTTTGATGGCCTCCCTAAACTAAAGTATATTGATCTAAAACAAAATCACATTGGGGCAATTCAGGACCAGACCTTCACCCACCTGAAAGAATTAAGAACCTTAGATCTCCGTGACAATGCTATTAAAGAAATccattttctcccaagcattgacAGTGCCTTTCTGGCTGGTAACAAACTGGTACATCTGAAAGGCCGTATCATCTCGGCGGAATTTCTACACTTGGCAGAAAACAGACTGGAAGATTTGGGAGATCTGTACTTCCTTCTCCAAATTCCACATCTCCGGGTTCTCATTTTAAATCAAAATCGGTTTTCCCATTGTTATGGAAATTACCATTTTTCACAGAACTCAAGCTTACTGAAACTTTTTCTCGGGGAAAATATGTTGCAACTTGTCTGGGAGACAGGGTCGTGCTGGGATGTGTTTAACGGGCTTTCTCGTCTGCAGGTACTCTACTTAAACAGCAATAACCTTAAGTTCCTTCCACCGGGAGTCTTTAGAGGCCTGATATCACTTCAGATACTTAACCTGAACTCCAATAGACTAACATCACTTTCTCACAGCGATTTACCTGCAAATTTGGAGAAACTTGATTTATCCAGAAATCAACTGCTCTCTCCAGATCCCAAACTATTCCATGCATTGAAAGTCCTGGATTTAACACACAACAGGTACATCTGTACATGTGCGCTGAGAGACTTTATAGACTGGCTGAGTCAAACAAATGTCACCTTGTTTAA is part of the Ornithorhynchus anatinus isolate Pmale09 chromosome 19, mOrnAna1.pri.v4, whole genome shotgun sequence genome and encodes:
- the LOC100081459 gene encoding toll-like receptor 5 → MWLPLMLFLGMLLGASPARGLLPCSTTGPIAVYHFCNLTRVPLVANTTVRLLLAFNHIRTVNATSFPLLEKLELLELGNQTAALTIHRDAFRNLPNLKVLDLGYNPKLFLDPDAFRGLSNLLELRLFYCGLSESVLRDGHLRDLRSLIRLDLSANRIQSLPLHASFQELRSLETLDLSKNQISSVCERDLQSLRGKHLSLLNLADNQLFSCRPVDWGACGNPFRNIFLDTLDVSGNGWSANITQDFCAAINGTRVSSLVLRHHVMGSGFGFENLKEPNSDTFSGLERSSAVQLDLSHGFIFSLGTRLFWALKRLKVLSLTHNKINKFEKGAFYGLDTLQILNLSYNLLGELYNSNFDGLPKLKYIDLKQNHIGAIQDQTFTHLKELRTLDLRDNAIKEIHFLPSIDSAFLAGNKLVHLKGRIISAEFLHLAENRLEDLGDLYFLLQIPHLRVLILNQNRFSHCYGNYHFSQNSSLLKLFLGENMLQLVWETGSCWDVFNGLSRLQVLYLNSNNLKFLPPGVFRGLISLQILNLNSNRLTSLSHSDLPANLEKLDLSRNQLLSPDPKLFHALKVLDLTHNRYICTCALRDFIDWLSQTNVTLFKSAQDMYCAYPDSLSGVSLHSVSTKGCNEKEI